The following DNA comes from Lates calcarifer isolate ASB-BC8 linkage group LG2, TLL_Latcal_v3, whole genome shotgun sequence.
GTATTACAGATTACAGCATAATGACAGCTTTACGACTAGCATTGTTTACTTACTCATTCACTGTGGTGTCTCTGTTGTCACCTTAATGGGAGGAGTGGTGCTGCTTGTGCTGAGACATCAGTGAAACCATGTCTTGGCTCCGAACTTTTACTTTCTTACCAGACTCCACAATGATCCAATTACATTGCTTTTCTTATAGggtacacagaaaaaaatgctcaaTAGTAACCAAGTAATGCTGAGTGGCTAATCACTTTGGAAAACCACTAGCCACAGTGGCTGGTTAGCAAAAAAGTTAATGTCAAGCCCTATGAAAACTGCATTCAGCTGAGGATTTTGTGCAGGACATGGTAGAGCAGTATTATAATATACTATTATACCACATCAGTGACAAACTGAAAGGGTGTGTGTCCACCTGAGCTTGTTTTACACTTTAAATGTAAACTGTGAATCTGTAATGATGGAGGAGGATCATCAGCTGGTTTAATTTGACTGCACATGTTTGCACATGtaaataaactaataaactcctgttgttgctgtgttgttgttgaaaagttaatttctctttttttccctagaCGTTCATTTAAGCTGCAACATGCTGCGGAGGACAAAAATCCTTCAACTCTCGTCAGAGTGGTAAgagacctttgacctctgagaAACTCTCCTCTGAGCTTTTGTCtcttaatcttaaaaaaaataataataaaacctcacagtaaatgtttaatgttctgtttgttaaaaGGGGAAACTGGAAGAAACCAGGGCGGCAGCGAGAGAGAATCCGATGATCAACGAGATCCAAAACGATGAAAAAGGTGAGTGAATTTCTGAATAGCAAGATGAACACAGACCAAGACAAAAGAGCTGAATAAAGGGAAAAGAACAACGAGTACAGATGTGACTGAGGAGTGAGACTCTGCTGAAAGTGAAAACCTGTTTTCAGAGACATCGTATGAAATAGAAACAGGACATTTCTGCGGGTTTTTTGAACTTTCACGTCTTGAACCGTGTGAAGCTCCAAAgtgtgaacagaaacaaacttgTGTTCAGGAACGACTTTATTGAATTAATTTATATAGACATGATTAGCACTCAAGAATATGGCCTTTTTGGGGGGGGTTAATCCCACACGTTGTTTTCTTTACTGCTTTTGGTCATGTGATCAAAACAGATGATTAAAACAactcaaatattttcttttcaaaaaatTTATTTAATTAGAATTAGAATTCATCAAACCAATAGAACACTagaataaagtgaaataatttgtaaataatatataataatgagtgatattgtgtgtgtgtgtgtgtgtgtgtgtgtgtttagggtcTAATACTAAAGAACAGAACCCGGTCCCATACACTCCATGGAGAAGCCACTTGAGGGCGCCACAAGACAAGCTAGGTCAGTCTGCTGAGTAAAGACACACTGagcctcagtgtgtgtcagagtgtgtatcgtgcgtgtgtgtgtgtgtgtgtatttaatccAACACGACTGTGTTTAAATTGTcctccatgtgtgtttgtaaacaGTTTCACCTGTCAGGTGACTGAGGCATCAGcgctgttgccatggttacctaCAGGTTACTACATCAAGCTCTGACTGAGGTTAAACTGAACTATAGTGAGTCTCGGGTGTTCACATGTATGATCTGACAGCCGATCAGAAACCATATCATGTCAGTGGGTAAACGATGACCTGAGCTGCTCAGtgagggtcaaaggtcatgtgTCAACcttcagtgacctctgactTTCTTTATATCCAAGTGTTTTAATCCTGGTCATCAGTAAATAAACCACTGGGAGATTAAATGTTATTTGGGAACATTTAATACATggttcattttgtgtgtgtgtgtgcgtgtgtgtgtgtgcgcgcgtgcatgTTCAGATGTCCCGACCAATGGCAGTGGGGCAGTGAAGGACATAGGAGGTGATGCtatctctgctgcagcaggtaCGTCTTGTTTGAGTCATTcttatttaaaacataaaaagagataaaaaatagaaactgaATTACCAAATTTCCCATGATGCATAACTCCCACtgctctgcgtgtgtgtttagAGGAAAGCAAGGTCCAGCAAATGCTGAGGAGGAGCCGCCTGAGGGCGTCACAGACACAAGGTCGTTAATCAACAAACTGTTAATCTGAAATTATTCTCATCATCAATTTGGTTTAAATTCTTTGTCTTGAattcaaactgaatatttctggGACTAAAACAAAGACATCTGAATATTGTGAGGACatctttctctattttctgacacttaaaatatataaaaattggaagagaaataaagaatataaagaaagaaaatgaagcaggaagaaagaaaaggtgaCAAAGATGACATGTCACAACAATGATTAGTAAATATTTTCTTACATAATATCGGGGCAGCTGGGCGTGGCATTGTACCTCCCCTAGTGCCCACCACCAGACTCAGAGGATTGTTGCAATGCTGGTGTCATAGATGGATCACTGAACGGGTCTGCTGGGTACAGGACCTGGACTCTGGACTCAGAATCTCTGTTTAAAGTGACTGTGATCTTGTTGTAGAGCCAATCAGACgagcacaaacagacacaaaacaaaaacaaaggctCTGCTCGCACCTGATGTTAACATGTGTCTCAGATGATCCGATCACAGACAGGCAGCTCTAAGTCCAGGTGTGAATGGACCCAAGCTCAGACCACATTCAGAGGTGGTCTGGGTTGCATATGCTCTCATTCTTTTAGCAGTGTCAATGCAACAATAATGCATTTGGTCTTTGCAAACTGAAATGatcttttgtgtttatttgtacttTGAGCGTTGAGGTGAGATCTGATCAGATGTGGTCACCTGAGACGCATGTGGAGATTCAACTCCTCCAGTGTGAAAAGACCTGAAAATGTAACAGCCATGACGAAGTGGGGCGTTGTTGTGACAGTTTTCACAGGAACTGcaaatttccattttccatGGCAAGGGTGGCGTGTTCAAAAGATTAAACTTTGGAACCTGgtttcaaacattttcattttcaggctTCCAAAACACTGTTGTCATGTGAGTAAAAGGtcaaactgcaaaaacaaaggTTTACTGGGCCTCATTCATTCGTACATATACACACGCACTTAAAACTGTCCACCTGTGATTGGATCACCTGAGCTTTGAGCTGGGCCAATGAGACACGAAGCTGCTCTCGTGCAGGAGTGGTGTCTCATAATCTTTCCATGCCTGTAGGAATAATTAAAGATTAGAATAATTAAAGttgtttatttcacatttatcaCCAGGACATGTTCATTCATCTCACAAATGTTCTTTATTTGAACTGTGTATGATGTCATTCTGTGCAGGTGTGAACAGCTCCTTCCCTCCAGAGTCTGACCACATCTACCACACCATTGGAGGAGGGCAGCGTGATGCAGATGTGTCGTTGCCCCCAACCAATCAGGAGTTGTGGCTGGAGCGCAACAGCGGCAGAGAGCGTGGTACTCGCTTCGCCACAGAGGATTTcaatgacagagacagaaactcGCTTTATGCTCAAGTCAGTAAGAGGGTGAGACAGCCTGAGGTCCCCGGCCAGACAGTggaggtggtgctggtggtggaggaggatcCTTCACCTCCACTGCCTGACCGGAGAGCAGAGATGGAGGCGTGGAGGAGTGGACGGCTGGAGTGATGATGGATGAAAGACAACCGATTAAAGGACAGAGGACGGACTGTGGCAGCTAAAGGTATAAGATAAAAGACGGAAGATGACAGGTGaaaactacaaaaaataaaagataaacaaCAGAAGAcgaaagaaggaagaagaaaggatgaAACATAAGACACTAAAGATGGACGGATAACAAGGGTTAAAGGAAGATGGGCAAAGGACGAAAGATGAAAGACAAATGACATAAATGAAAGATGGAGGACAAAGGATAAAGGACGAGGATGAAATGTTACAAATGAAAGAGGAAGGACAACAAGAAAGGCTGGAAGATAAGGAAGAAAGATGAGACAAAAGAAGAAGGGAGGATAAAGGATAAAACATGAAGTACAGACCAaggagaaacaacaacagatgAGAGATGGAGTACGAAGaataaaagacaacagaagGAGGAAGGATGAAACATGACAGACAGCAATGAAtgacaaaggaagaaaaagaaaaacaaaagaccaaAGACAGAAATTACACAAACATTTCCCAACCTGCTGATCCCAGATCCCAAATATGAGAAAATCctttatttttaactgaaaaacactgcatcctacatttcccataatgcagctggGTAGTTTCACAGGCTGAGGAGGATCTTAATGTGTAAAAGTGGTGGAATAGCCCTTTAAAGAATCACAGATTGAAGCTTTAAGGAGAATACACCAGTGGTTCGACTATGTTTAGCTCAGAAATGACATTAATGTCAATAACTGCTAATCAATTATTAATCACTGATCAGTTTTTAGATCAATTTCcttcattcagtttcattttgttacAATTATAAATTAAGTttgcagagaaataaataatcacagtCAACATTTAGCCCATTATAATATAGATtacattgtttattttacattagaGCTGAAATGGTTTGTTGATTAATCTATTagtgaatatataaatataaataaactgatCGCTGATCTCTACATGATTCCTGATGGAAAAGTGTAGGAAAGGCAAAAGGTTAGTGAGTGAGGTAAAGGACTGGTGTGTGGATTTAGGGGGATCTATCTGCAGAGAGGGACTATAATATtcataattatgttttcattagtgtaTGATCACCTAagaattgttgtgttttcattcgCTTACAGAGGCAGCGGGTCCTCTTCCACAGAGGCTGCCATGTTTCTACGGTAGCCCAGaacagacaaattaaacatCTAAAGGCCAATGTAGCTTCTCCTAAATGGGGGAGGGGTCTTCAGTTGGTCACGACGAAATCCTACAGACCAGGACTGTCAccttttatttgaaaacatttgttcGAACATGGGGTGAAAAGTTCATATTCGAGCTGTAATGACCTGTTGGAAATAGAGGCTGCAGTCTCCGACCATTTTAAGTACTTTTACTCGTGATCCAGCAGAAGGCGCTGTAACAGCTTGACCTGTTTACTAAGCTAACGATAACACAGTGTTGTGGCAAAAACAGAGGACAATACTGAGCAGAGCCATACTGACAATCACAACAATCACAACATCAGAGAAACAGCGTGTGGATCGCAAAGTCACGACTTTGTTAAAGTTACTCTTCAATAACAACAAATCTGCAGACTCACCTGCTAGCTTACCATCCCATTGTTGTCTTATTGAGAGCCAGGTAGAAGTGTCAGACAGAAAGAGTTAATACAGTcgttaaaaatgtaatgttagcTTGCTGGAAGAACATGACGACTGATGTTGGACAGGCTGTTAAGTTTATGTAGTAATGTCATGTTGTGGTGTTTTGGGAGAGCAGGTTGTTTTGAATTCATGAAAAAGCGACCGCCCTACTTCAGACTGGTCCTTTAATAACAATCTGTTTATTAGATTTTTAGATGTTTGCAGGTGTAAACGTGTAAAATTGAGTGAAAATACATAAAGGTTTGGTGGTGGATgagtgtgaaaacagtttttaaagatGTGGTGATTTTGTGTCAGAGCAACAAAAAGTTGCATCCACACTGACCTGATGAACTCTTCCATCACCAGAGTCTGTTACGCCCTCGAGTTATGGAGAAATCTATCGGCTGTTTTATCTCAACTgagcaatttttaaaaagacaaagacaagatcTGGCAGCGTGACAGGaaattatttcaacatttaatcCTGTAGGTTTATGATTGGTGGATGTACTGTATAACATGACACAGGAATTTATCTTTAAGGATTATTCTGCAATTTCAACCTGGTGTGTTTCCcataaatgtaattattgtgCCTCTATGAGTTGTGATCACCTCCACTGTAGAGATCCAGGGGAACGAGGACTCAGTTAAATCAGTGTATATCATGGTAACTGTCTCCAGCCTCCTACAgcttttaaataaacatgaatcatttcaaacacttgCTTCTGAGTCTGacagcaagaaaacacagactgtagCTGCAGAAACAGACATTATGATGAATGCATTTTGCTCTCTGAGCTCCATCCTCTGAGATGTGTCTCactatttatttctctttctaatatttattttggtCTTTGTTTCTACAGCTAATGTGGTAAATGCAAAGTTAGCAGAACTCTATGGGAAATACACTAGGCTGAAATGTACATATTTGAGGAACATATAGGAGTTTTTTTCAAGTTAGCTGAAATGAGAATGTACAGTTTTAGTGCTTGAGTCAAACACTGAGGTCGTCACTGTGTCTTTAACCTGTATTGAATAAAGTCCTGGTTCTTGCTTTTctcaataataaaaacaacctGAACCAAAATGAAGTTTAGTGTTGAATTTGTCTTTGTTctgactctgcagctgcaggtttaaATCTGTCTAACAACTCTGTGACTGAACAGCTGATTCAACTTAATATCTCAAGTTGAGTTAAactcagttttacattttcaaaactaaaatacaatcaaataaaacaatgttgAACTTCTTAATCTAAGTTCAGTTAACTCAGATTTTAAAGGCAGCAGAGGAACTTCATGTCAAATTTCAAATGATATAAATGATTTACAGTGTGAAAGTTCAGAGTGAAGTTGCAGCATTTAGAAATTTCTGGTGAGTCAGTGTGAGCTGAGATGATGCTGCTGTGGCATGAGTCAATGACGtctgaatgtaaaaatgtctgtgtgtgtgtggttaacaTCCTGTTGAGTCAGAGTTCAGCAGAAGGGTTTGGTGAATAGGTGAAATGCTGGAAAACTTGCCGGTGGTCACGTTCACCCCAGCGATCAGCTGACTGTTAGAAAGTTGACTGTGGGTGTTCGTCCTCAGAGACGCAGCTAAAAACTAAAACTCCAGTTCAAACAGGAAGGAGACACAAAGATGGGAGAAAACTTTTCCTGTCAAAGTGTGAGTGTTCAGAGATACCATAGGTACATACAGAGACAACTTCAGGCACAGCATGAACTGaaagcagagctgcaacaataTGTTAGTTAATCAATCAGTAGAGATTAATTTGCAACTATTTTTAGAATTGAACAACAGAGACGACTCAGACAATTTTTAACACAATAATCCTGTTAGGAATTGTCTTTGGTTTTCCTTCCATTGCTATGTAGCCAAATTATCTGTCCTTAGAGACTGCATTAATGTTAAAAAGAACTGGAATGGCGACCAATTATCTGTTactaaatacacaaaaaacaatgtttttatctgtgcCCAAGACAACATTGTCCTTGTGTAATGCACATATTTGAGGTACATGTATTTTGTTCAAGTTAACTTTAGACCTATCTCATCTTCAGTTCTCCCAGCTGTCAGAAATCTGGGTGTTAGATTTTACCAGACGTTCAGTTTTGATAAACATGTTGATAGTCTCGTGCgatcttgtttttattattaacatCATCTGCTTTAAATATATTGTGTCTCAGTCTGAAATGGAGATGATCATACATGATTTCTTTTAGGCACAGCTTGATAATTGCAGCTCATTATTCCTCTGCCTGAACAAAATATCCCTGCATCGCCTTCAATCAGTCGAGGCTTCTCACCAGCTCCTCTAAAACATCCCATGACACCAATTCTGTCCTCTTTCCTTTGGCTCCGCATAAAGTTCAATTCAAGTGACTGTGTGTTCAAGGTTGTGGCTCCTAAGTTGTGGAACTCGCTCCCTTTACCTTTAAGATATGTGGACACTGTTGATTCCTTTCTGAAGAAGGTAAAGACTCACCTGTGCAGGGTTGCTTTTATTTAGTTCAAGCCATTATATTGTTTTAATTCTTGAATCTatgtcttttcattcatttattctttgCCGTGAAGCACTTTGTGACTTTTGTTCTTGAAAGGTGCTGTATAAATTCACTTCGCTTACTTCCCTCCCTTGTGttcctgctgtttttccctTTCTTATATCTctggtgatccgtacagggtgttccctgcctcttgcccagtgtcagctgggataggctccagcccccctgcgagCATATataataatggatggatggatatctCTTGTTTGTCtccagtttgtgtgcatttgtattagtgtgtttgtatttgtgtatgtgtgtgtgtgtgtgtgtgtatgtgtgtgtgtgtgtgtgtgtgtgtgtgtgtgtgtgtgtgtgtgtagactggGCGTGGCCTCCCAGACTCCTGCTCCTGCCCAAACCACCTGCACACCTGTTTCAGATCAGCTCAATCAACTCAACGAGCTCCGGCTCACTCCACCCTTCATCCTAAATCAAGAAAAAGACTAATCATTAGAGACGGTGTCAGATGTGATGCACCAGGGTTGTGACTCTCACGGTGTCGTTATATGAGCAATCagaaacatgacacacacatgatgAGTGGTTTCATCAGAAATCTGCTGATTCTCACTGAGTTTGTCGCCTGCAGCTCAATCTGTTTCTGCCAGCTCTGGTTAAACCTCAGAGTCTGTGCAGGTGGAGATATCCTGACTGCTTGACTTTAAACCTCAAACACGAGGCCCTGACCTTTGTTTTTCAGATCTAGTTTGCAGCCCAGGGTGTCTTGTTGAGTCTAAACCAAAAACCAAAGCTGTGTCACTTTCTCACTCACTTATCCAAACTATGACTAAAGCTTCTTGTGTAAAatggtggagtgcccctttaaccTATGCTTAACTAGCACTTAACATAAACTTCCTTAATTTATCTCCCTGCACTTTGCCTTATTGAACAGATTTACTTCAGCGTACCCTACTGCTCTGAAGCTGCAGTGCCACATGAGTGAATCTAAATGTCCTGATCTGGATTGCTGGATTCTGATAACTAATGAATCAACCCTGCTCTGAAACATGTCGTCTGTTGGAGCATTAAGATTTCTCTTCATTGGACCGAAGAGGACCAACAGTGGACTACAGTACACTGACAGAGACATCCATGTACTTCAGGCCAGTTCCTcctcacagctgcagctctcagAGTCGACCAGTTGTCTCCATAAAGTCTGGCTGCtggaaaatgaatgaacagtGAATCATACTGTTAATCACCTGATCActgcagtgatgtcatcatcagCTGATCAAACAGGGCcattcacattaaaatgatccTGGGTGATGTGATCACAGGATGAATGaacctaacacacacagagctgggTCTCAGAGCCAAAGGCTGCAGGAAGAGGTATGAGATGATGTGGGTGGTGTTCTCCTACTTCAGGTAACACCATCATGGTGGTCCGAGGTGAACAGGTGTGGCGCTGCTCTGACTGGTTCCCAGTATAAACCATTAACAGTGTCTCCAtatggagcagcagcagttaatcCTCTCACAGCTGCTCAGTCTCAGGCTCGTTATTCACTTAATCAGGATtaaataaaaccacatcagCTGGAAGATGATTAACTACAGCAGCACGAACACAACtaacacaaccacaaccaaTAACACAAATGGGGGAGGTTccaggggcctcccccagcaggacagtgctctcactgcaccacaaacactgctcagaaatgtctcaaggaacacaTCAAAGAGCCCAAGGCGTTGACCTGGCCTTCAAACTCaccagatcccaatctgatccagcatctgtgggatgatccagaatGAGCCAGATCTATGGAGGCCCAAAGGCTCCACAGGACACCCTCTCAGAGGTCCTGGTCCATGCCCTGACAGATCAGAGCAGGTGGTTTTTAGCGTATAAGACATTTGACGTAGctcagttttaattaaacacctgccacagtcagtcagttaatCAGTTAGTAAGTTAGTTGTGTCATGCACATAAAAGTGTGTGGTCCTCAAGGACTTACAGTATAAACCACCAAtaaaaaatagtgaaatattTGTCAGAACATCTTACAGACACTGCCTGACTCACAGACGTTTTCTTCCTGAAACAGCTCGAGTTTCTTCAGTGGAAATGAACATTTGACTAAAACCTGTGGCTTTTACATCCTCATATAACAACCAGTGAAACATCCATCcagcagggtacaccctgtacggatcaccagtccataGCAGGGcagacatatacagacaaacaaccattcacactcacattcacaccttcagAGTCACtgattaacctgcatgtctttggactgtgggaggaagctggagtaccagGAGAGAACCCccgcaggcacagggagaacatgcaaactccacacacaaaAGCCCTGGGCCCTGGTTtgttattgtaaataaaaaacagatgaatcTGAGATTTTAACatattacaaaaacataaataataaaacatacagagacacaaccagatgaagatgaatgacttatttcatatttattttgtttcccactttttcatctttgtttctgcaaaagaaaaaaattccttattttttggtaattttttatttgtttgtttgtttttgtttgtttgttacacAGCAGCGGGTCAGACTCTGAGAGCTGCAGCCTGTGTCTCATTAACGTGagatcagaggaagaaaaaaaaaaaacaaacagggcgGAATGTTCCTTTAAATGTTCCCAT
Coding sequences within:
- the LOC108894297 gene encoding uncharacterized protein LOC108894297 isoform X1 codes for the protein MAAVGAEVAGPWFLSSGGVGFFIILLLLSVFLTALCSNCGRRSFKLQHAAEDKNPSTLVRVGKLEETRAAARENPMINEIQNDEKGSNTKEQNPVPYTPWRSHLRAPQDKLDVPTNGSGAVKDIGGDAISAAAEESKVQQMLRRSRLRASQTQGVNSSFPPESDHIYHTIGGGQRDADVSLPPTNQELWLERNSGRERGTRFATEDFNDRDRNSLYAQVSKRVRQPEVPGQTVEVVLVVEEDPSPPLPDRRAEMEAWRSGRLE
- the LOC108894297 gene encoding uncharacterized protein LOC108894297 isoform X3 — its product is MAAVGAEVAGPWFLSSGGVGFFIILLLLSVFLTALCSNCGRRSFKLQHAAEDKNPSTLVRVGKLEETRAAARENPMINEIQNDEKDVPTNGSGAVKDIGGDAISAAAEESKVQQMLRRSRLRASQTQGVNSSFPPESDHIYHTIGGGQRDADVSLPPTNQELWLERNSGRERGTRFATEDFNDRDRNSLYAQVSKRVRQPEVPGQTVEVVLVVEEDPSPPLPDRRAEMEAWRSGRLE
- the LOC108894297 gene encoding uncharacterized protein LOC108894297 isoform X4; protein product: MAAVGAEVAGPWFLSSGGVGFFIILLLLSVFLTALCSNCGRRSFKLQHAAEDKNPSTLVRVGKLEETRAAARENPMINEIQNDEKDVPTNGSGAVKDIGGDAISAAAGVNSSFPPESDHIYHTIGGGQRDADVSLPPTNQELWLERNSGRERGTRFATEDFNDRDRNSLYAQVSKRVRQPEVPGQTVEVVLVVEEDPSPPLPDRRAEMEAWRSGRLE
- the LOC108894297 gene encoding uncharacterized protein LOC108894297 isoform X2; protein product: MAAVGAEVAGPWFLSSGGVGFFIILLLLSVFLTALCSNCGRRSFKLQHAAEDKNPSTLVRVGKLEETRAAARENPMINEIQNDEKGSNTKEQNPVPYTPWRSHLRAPQDKLDVPTNGSGAVKDIGGDAISAAAGVNSSFPPESDHIYHTIGGGQRDADVSLPPTNQELWLERNSGRERGTRFATEDFNDRDRNSLYAQVSKRVRQPEVPGQTVEVVLVVEEDPSPPLPDRRAEMEAWRSGRLE